One stretch of Roseimicrobium sp. ORNL1 DNA includes these proteins:
- a CDS encoding outer membrane beta-barrel protein, protein MKILRTSFLALLGLAMVATSQAGTYTSSKGVVAPTPAPAPQGGLYFSVAGGALWLDDVSYGPASLDFDTGFSVLGAVGYSFGNGLSVELESGYLGVDSGEGHIRGLGNADVEGEFRQVPIFANALYTVDVTDVVGIYVGGGLGIVWSDTEIDSVGGFHNPTNLGESDEWNFAAQAKAGVSFKVTEAASLNIGYRFFYGQDAVGGLDDSIGHILEGGLTIRF, encoded by the coding sequence ATGAAAATTCTTCGCACTAGCTTCCTCGCTCTGCTTGGTCTCGCCATGGTGGCGACCAGCCAAGCCGGCACCTACACCTCCTCCAAGGGTGTTGTCGCTCCCACTCCCGCCCCGGCTCCCCAGGGTGGTCTCTACTTCTCCGTCGCTGGCGGCGCTCTTTGGCTGGACGACGTCAGCTACGGCCCTGCCAGCCTCGACTTTGACACTGGCTTCTCCGTGCTCGGTGCGGTTGGCTACTCCTTCGGCAATGGTCTGTCCGTTGAGCTGGAATCCGGCTATCTGGGCGTGGACTCCGGTGAAGGTCATATCCGCGGCCTTGGCAACGCTGATGTGGAAGGTGAGTTCCGCCAGGTGCCCATCTTCGCGAACGCCCTCTACACCGTGGACGTGACCGATGTGGTCGGCATCTACGTTGGTGGTGGCCTCGGTATTGTCTGGAGCGATACGGAAATCGATTCTGTTGGTGGCTTCCACAACCCCACCAACCTCGGAGAATCCGATGAGTGGAACTTCGCAGCCCAGGCCAAGGCCGGTGTCTCCTTCAAGGTGACCGAAGCCGCCAGCCTTAACATTGGCTATCGCTTCTTCTACGGACAGGACGCCGTGGGTGGACTTGATGACTCCATCGGCCACATCCTCGAAGGTGGCCTGACCATCCGCTTCTAA
- a CDS encoding sulfatase-like hydrolase/transferase, which yields MLRILLPLACLLVAPILGAQRLNVISIVTDDQAAWSVGCYGNRESITPNMDRLAKEGARFENAFTVTPVCSPSRVTFMTGKYGAQLGVTDWIAPNEAKAGVGLTRDVVTWPKVLQQAGYTTALIGKWHLGDKSDAHPKAQGFDHFYGFLGGGTSPMNPTYDFPDGPKEVKGYGADLLTDEAIRWLGENKAKTFALSLHFREPHTAYTPVPEEDSKLFANLDPTVPTFKGADVEQIKTWTREYYAAIHSVDRNLGRLFAWLEKEGLWDKTIIQFTSDHGYNIGHHGIHTKGNGMWVAGGVTGPKRPNMWDTSLRIPLIVRWPGVTKSGMVISQQVLNLDNFSSLLGMTGVTPPAGWKVEGENFAPLLRGDSVTWRSDWFGQYDLHNSGLAYMRMIRTDEWKYVRHFHANLMDELYNVKDDPEETKNLLGGAGRKDKAQKIEKIVGDLDAKMETWMKRVNDPVLNESRKRGWFEPGEVHD from the coding sequence ATGCTTCGCATCCTTCTTCCTCTTGCCTGCCTGCTCGTGGCGCCCATCCTCGGGGCGCAGCGGTTGAACGTCATCTCCATCGTCACCGATGATCAGGCTGCCTGGTCTGTCGGTTGCTACGGAAACAGGGAAAGCATCACGCCGAACATGGATCGCCTCGCGAAGGAAGGTGCGCGTTTTGAGAATGCCTTCACGGTCACTCCGGTCTGCTCGCCGAGCCGCGTGACCTTCATGACCGGAAAGTATGGCGCGCAACTCGGCGTGACCGACTGGATCGCCCCCAATGAGGCCAAGGCGGGTGTGGGCCTTACAAGGGATGTCGTGACCTGGCCCAAGGTGCTCCAGCAGGCGGGCTACACCACGGCGCTCATCGGCAAATGGCACCTGGGTGACAAGTCCGATGCACATCCAAAAGCCCAGGGCTTTGACCATTTTTATGGATTCCTCGGCGGTGGCACTTCGCCCATGAATCCCACCTATGATTTCCCCGATGGCCCCAAGGAGGTGAAGGGCTACGGCGCGGATCTGTTGACGGATGAGGCCATCCGCTGGCTGGGTGAGAACAAGGCCAAAACTTTTGCTCTGAGCCTGCACTTTCGCGAGCCGCACACGGCCTACACGCCCGTGCCGGAAGAGGACAGCAAGCTCTTCGCCAATCTCGATCCCACGGTACCAACCTTCAAGGGTGCCGATGTGGAGCAGATTAAAACTTGGACCCGCGAATACTACGCCGCCATTCACAGCGTGGACCGAAACCTGGGACGCCTCTTTGCCTGGCTGGAGAAGGAGGGATTGTGGGACAAGACCATCATCCAGTTCACCAGTGATCACGGATACAATATAGGACACCATGGTATCCATACCAAGGGCAACGGCATGTGGGTGGCAGGAGGTGTGACCGGCCCGAAGCGTCCCAACATGTGGGACACCTCCCTGCGCATCCCTCTCATCGTGCGCTGGCCGGGCGTGACAAAGTCCGGCATGGTCATTTCACAGCAGGTGCTGAACCTGGACAACTTCTCCAGCCTGCTGGGCATGACTGGTGTGACGCCCCCTGCGGGGTGGAAAGTGGAAGGCGAAAACTTCGCGCCTCTGCTGCGCGGTGATTCCGTTACTTGGCGCAGCGATTGGTTCGGCCAGTATGATCTCCACAACAGCGGCCTCGCCTACATGCGCATGATCCGTACGGACGAGTGGAAATATGTGCGCCATTTCCACGCCAACCTCATGGATGAGCTCTATAACGTGAAGGATGATCCCGAGGAGACAAAGAACTTGCTGGGTGGCGCCGGTCGTAAGGACAAGGCGCAGAAGATCGAAAAAATTGTCGGCGATCTTGATGCCAAAATGGAGACATGGATGAAGCGCGTGAATGACCCTGTGCTCAACGAGTCCCGTAAGCGCGGCTGGTTCGAGCCGGGCGAAGTGCACGACTGA
- a CDS encoding DUF1318 domain-containing protein, producing the protein MTMTPTTTMDAPKQFSKNVSRSVLALVLLGSASCNSFKVDLQSPEPIKVDVNMRLNVYQYKGDEPDKPNEEQARFDEAQTRIRNRYAEIQTFKNNAFVGEDHRGLLHLREKPAGEWGDYVEKQVNSENDDRTLVIRHRAKETNRAMHEVQEENWKERTSKAYHGEWIEVVGDKPGTYKWVQSNGPRQKPASDTAGDQAKPAPGTNASPAPGT; encoded by the coding sequence ATGACGATGACCCCCACCACGACCATGGATGCCCCGAAGCAGTTTTCCAAAAACGTCTCACGCTCAGTGCTGGCGCTGGTGCTGCTGGGCTCCGCCTCATGCAACTCCTTCAAGGTGGATCTCCAATCCCCGGAACCCATCAAGGTGGATGTGAACATGCGCCTGAATGTCTACCAATACAAAGGAGACGAACCCGACAAGCCCAACGAAGAGCAAGCGCGCTTTGACGAGGCACAGACGCGCATCCGGAATCGCTACGCTGAAATCCAGACCTTCAAGAACAACGCTTTCGTGGGCGAGGATCATCGCGGTCTGCTTCATCTCCGTGAGAAACCCGCAGGTGAATGGGGGGACTACGTGGAGAAGCAGGTCAACAGCGAGAACGATGACCGCACCCTGGTGATTCGCCACCGCGCCAAGGAGACCAACCGCGCCATGCACGAAGTGCAGGAGGAGAACTGGAAGGAGAGAACCAGCAAAGCGTACCACGGCGAGTGGATCGAGGTGGTCGGCGACAAGCCCGGGACCTACAAGTGGGTGCAGTCCAACGGTCCGCGCCAGAAACCCGCCAGCGACACCGCGGGTGACCAAGCCAAGCCAGCGCCGGGCACGAACGCAAGCCCGGCACCGGGAACTTGA
- a CDS encoding ElyC/SanA/YdcF family protein: MRQESKVQGGGRTRFGVAPSITGKSPARRSLGDWIHAEMVWFDQFLKRWLVRFMVLGTHLCIAIAAFYLIVWGISRGKVYDNIADVPARECALVLGTVPKTDGHDNQFFKARMRAAADLYKNKKAQFLIVSGDNSRKGYDEASEMKAALIVLGVPATRIYCDYAGFRTLDSVLRARKVFGQSEFIIVSQKYHNERAIYIAHRNGLSECVAYNAADVTGTSMWKQYARETIARVVAVLDVEFLKAEPKMLGERVFIGEKSPPVDANPLPLR, from the coding sequence ATGCGTCAAGAATCCAAGGTCCAGGGAGGCGGTCGTACACGCTTCGGCGTGGCTCCGTCGATCACTGGAAAGAGCCCCGCCCGGCGTTCCTTGGGGGACTGGATCCACGCGGAAATGGTCTGGTTCGACCAGTTTCTGAAACGCTGGCTCGTGCGTTTTATGGTGCTCGGCACCCACCTCTGCATTGCGATTGCGGCCTTCTACTTGATCGTCTGGGGCATCTCACGCGGGAAGGTGTATGACAACATTGCGGATGTCCCCGCTCGGGAGTGTGCCCTGGTATTGGGCACCGTGCCGAAGACGGACGGCCACGACAATCAGTTCTTCAAGGCTCGCATGCGGGCGGCTGCGGATCTGTACAAGAACAAGAAGGCCCAGTTCCTCATCGTCAGCGGGGACAACTCCCGGAAAGGCTATGATGAAGCCAGCGAAATGAAGGCAGCGCTCATCGTCCTCGGAGTGCCGGCGACCAGGATCTATTGTGATTATGCGGGGTTCCGCACCCTCGACAGCGTGCTGCGCGCTCGAAAGGTGTTTGGCCAGAGCGAGTTCATCATCGTCTCCCAGAAGTACCACAACGAACGCGCCATCTACATCGCCCATCGCAACGGCCTTTCCGAGTGCGTCGCCTACAATGCGGCAGATGTCACAGGCACCAGCATGTGGAAGCAGTACGCCCGTGAAACCATCGCCCGCGTGGTGGCGGTGCTCGATGTCGAGTTCCTCAAGGCTGAGCCGAAGATGTTGGGAGAGCGTGTCTTCATTGGTGAAAAATCACCGCCGGTAGACGCGAATCCCCTACCGTTGCGCTAG
- the dtd gene encoding D-aminoacyl-tRNA deacylase, with the protein MRALIQRVSTAEVHIESEPAARIDAGLLILLGIEEADQDEDIEWLAGKLARLRIFSDAEGKMNASVTEIGGDALVVSQFTLHANTRKGNRPSFIRAARPEVAIPLYEKFLARLEGEMGRPVARGVFGADMKVSLVNDGPVTIWMDTKARE; encoded by the coding sequence ATGCGGGCTTTGATTCAACGGGTTTCCACGGCGGAAGTACATATTGAGAGTGAGCCAGCAGCCCGCATCGACGCCGGGTTGCTCATTTTGCTTGGCATTGAAGAAGCCGATCAAGACGAGGACATCGAATGGCTCGCAGGTAAGCTGGCCCGACTGCGAATCTTCTCTGATGCCGAGGGAAAGATGAACGCGAGTGTCACGGAAATTGGTGGTGATGCACTGGTTGTGAGTCAGTTCACGCTGCACGCCAACACCCGGAAGGGCAATCGGCCGAGCTTCATCCGGGCGGCTAGACCTGAGGTGGCGATCCCGCTTTACGAAAAATTCCTCGCCCGATTGGAGGGAGAAATGGGAAGGCCGGTTGCGCGCGGCGTCTTTGGCGCGGATATGAAAGTCTCCCTAGTCAATGATGGGCCAGTGACGATCTGGATGGACACCAAGGCGAGGGAATAA
- a CDS encoding N-acetylmuramoyl-L-alanine amidase: MTPVEHFFLRPATVMLSVLMLCSGAGWTAFGAETSKKKATEEEESSKKPTKTSGKTATTSSSGGSKSTTSEKPAAASGSKSGSKSSKEESTTTTAKKEESKPKTEPAPAKTKTVAKADPPKEKEKDKEPEKEKETDTKSTAEKTIKPEPKTEPVKPSEPKDVTSTAKATSREMDSKENPDSEFGHETESDKKAKSDAAAGSKTAAAVTNSSDIAGWEILHYQGADYVTANSVHRFYRFHNLAVEGNRVSFTSPVLIMRATLGSQDLLINNIKFVLNDPVLELNGKPCFSRLDLCKLIDPVLRPSYINTSSGFDTVVIDPGHGGHDSGARGIYGYEKDFALKLAFNLKSQLEAQGIRVVMTRTTDTFISLGGRVQFANKIPNSIYVSLHFNSGPSTGTGIETFALTPQGASSVYGARTVDAYSFNGNQRDSENIALATAIHASVVNHFKLVDRGVKRARWYVLKGLERPGVLFEGGFVTSPVDGRLIAADNFRREMAATLCQAIMNYKRALRPSGARPMGAR; encoded by the coding sequence ATGACCCCTGTGGAACATTTTTTCCTGCGTCCGGCAACGGTGATGCTGAGCGTCCTGATGCTATGCTCAGGTGCTGGCTGGACCGCGTTTGGGGCTGAAACCTCCAAAAAGAAGGCGACCGAGGAGGAGGAATCCAGCAAAAAGCCCACGAAGACGAGTGGCAAGACCGCCACCACGTCCTCATCCGGCGGCTCAAAGTCCACCACTTCCGAAAAACCGGCTGCCGCGAGCGGCTCGAAGTCTGGAAGCAAGTCTTCCAAAGAAGAGTCGACCACGACGACCGCCAAAAAGGAGGAGTCCAAGCCGAAGACCGAGCCTGCTCCCGCCAAAACCAAGACCGTTGCCAAGGCCGACCCTCCGAAGGAGAAGGAAAAGGACAAAGAACCTGAAAAGGAGAAAGAGACGGACACGAAGTCGACCGCGGAGAAGACGATCAAGCCGGAACCGAAGACCGAGCCCGTCAAACCCTCCGAGCCGAAGGATGTGACCTCCACCGCCAAGGCGACGAGCCGGGAAATGGACTCGAAAGAAAATCCTGACTCCGAATTCGGCCACGAAACCGAGTCGGACAAGAAGGCCAAGAGTGATGCGGCCGCAGGCAGCAAGACCGCAGCTGCCGTCACCAACAGCAGCGACATCGCTGGATGGGAAATCCTTCATTATCAAGGCGCTGACTACGTCACCGCCAACAGCGTGCACCGCTTCTACCGCTTCCACAACCTTGCAGTGGAAGGCAACCGGGTCTCCTTCACCTCACCCGTGCTCATCATGCGCGCCACGCTCGGCAGCCAGGACCTGCTGATCAATAACATCAAGTTCGTGCTGAATGACCCGGTGCTGGAGCTCAACGGCAAGCCCTGCTTCTCCCGGCTGGACCTGTGCAAGCTCATCGACCCCGTCCTGCGCCCCAGCTATATTAATACCAGCAGCGGCTTCGACACGGTGGTAATCGACCCCGGCCACGGCGGGCATGACTCCGGAGCGCGCGGCATCTACGGCTACGAGAAAGATTTTGCCCTGAAACTGGCCTTCAACCTGAAATCCCAACTGGAAGCCCAGGGAATCCGGGTGGTGATGACCCGCACGACGGACACTTTCATCTCGCTGGGAGGCCGGGTGCAGTTCGCGAACAAGATTCCGAACAGTATTTATGTCAGTCTCCACTTCAATTCCGGCCCCAGCACGGGTACTGGGATTGAAACTTTTGCCCTGACGCCGCAGGGCGCCTCGTCGGTCTACGGAGCCCGGACCGTGGACGCCTACTCCTTCAACGGCAACCAGCGAGACTCCGAAAACATCGCACTGGCCACGGCCATCCACGCCTCGGTGGTGAATCACTTCAAGCTGGTAGACCGCGGCGTGAAGCGCGCTCGCTGGTACGTGCTGAAGGGGTTAGAGCGCCCCGGCGTGCTGTTTGAAGGCGGTTTCGTGACCAGCCCCGTCGACGGCAGGCTCATTGCCGCCGACAATTTCCGGCGCGAGATGGCCGCCACCCTGTGCCAGGCAATCATGAACTACAAACGAGCCCTCCGTCCCAGCGGTGCCCGACCGATGGGCGCGAGATGA
- a CDS encoding acyl-CoA desaturase has protein sequence MTETQPSAFRRILSDALTTARQWVDNDYCATAEANVAKDRVDWKRCLPFVIMHVGCLAVIWVGFSWFALAAAVLLYFARMFAITAFYHRYFSHRTFRTSRFVQFIFAVWGNTAMQRGPLWWAAHHRHHHQHSDDHPDVHSPTLKGFLWSHIGWITSPKNFPTDYSRVKDFMKHREIVFLNRHDVLVPVLYGISLWLVGWALQTWAPGLGTSGGQLFVWGFFISTVALMHGTFFINSLAHVFGKRRFKTEDTSRNSLFLALLTLGEGWHNNHHRYMHSAKQGFYWWEIDISYYMLKLFSWMGLIWDLRPVPAHIYEEARAQAHLPESARH, from the coding sequence ATGACTGAAACACAACCTTCCGCCTTCCGGCGCATTCTTTCCGACGCACTCACCACCGCCCGCCAATGGGTGGACAACGACTACTGTGCCACCGCAGAGGCCAACGTGGCCAAAGACCGGGTGGACTGGAAGCGGTGCCTGCCCTTTGTCATCATGCATGTCGGCTGCCTCGCCGTGATTTGGGTGGGCTTTAGCTGGTTCGCTCTTGCCGCCGCGGTGCTGCTCTACTTCGCCCGCATGTTTGCCATCACGGCATTCTACCACCGGTACTTCTCTCACCGCACTTTCCGTACCTCGCGCTTTGTGCAGTTCATTTTCGCCGTGTGGGGTAATACCGCCATGCAGCGTGGACCTCTCTGGTGGGCCGCTCATCACCGCCACCACCACCAGCACTCGGATGACCATCCGGATGTGCACTCCCCCACCCTCAAGGGTTTCCTCTGGTCCCACATCGGCTGGATCACCAGCCCGAAGAACTTCCCGACGGACTACAGCCGCGTGAAGGACTTCATGAAGCACCGTGAGATTGTGTTCCTGAACCGCCACGACGTGCTCGTTCCTGTGCTTTACGGCATCTCGCTCTGGCTGGTGGGCTGGGCGCTTCAGACCTGGGCTCCCGGACTTGGCACCAGCGGTGGACAACTCTTCGTGTGGGGCTTCTTCATCAGCACCGTGGCCCTCATGCACGGCACGTTCTTCATCAACTCGCTGGCTCACGTGTTCGGCAAGCGCCGCTTCAAGACGGAAGACACCAGCCGCAACAGCCTCTTCCTCGCCCTCCTGACCCTTGGCGAAGGCTGGCACAACAATCACCACCGCTACATGCACTCCGCGAAGCAGGGCTTCTATTGGTGGGAAATCGATATCAGCTATTACATGCTGAAACTCTTCTCCTGGATGGGCCTCATTTGGGACCTCCGTCCGGTGCCCGCGCACATCTACGAAGAAGCTCGCGCCCAGGCACACCTGCCGGAATCAGCGCGTCACTAG
- a CDS encoding histone H1, with product MAKKSAKKATKKPAVKKVKAAPAAKKAKATKKTAKKAAKKAAKKKGK from the coding sequence ATGGCAAAGAAAAGCGCAAAGAAAGCAACCAAGAAGCCCGCAGTGAAGAAGGTGAAAGCCGCTCCTGCTGCGAAGAAGGCCAAGGCCACCAAGAAGACCGCAAAGAAGGCGGCCAAGAAGGCTGCTAAGAAGAAGGGCAAGTAA
- a CDS encoding NAD(P)/FAD-dependent oxidoreductase: MQNTQPRRPQSDCEVAIAGAGPVGLLLADLLGEAGIRTIVLEQRAGLPATSQAIGITPPSLAILSRLGLAEKFVARGIPIRDVFVHGDDGLVGCCSFRRLAGAHPFVLSLPQRLSMMLLEEKLAAYDSVSLIRSAAVTGLTQHDDHVMLQTDDGRAITAAFVVGCDGHRSAVREMMKVRATSRTYACHFVMGDFTGHSGMGDDGHVFFTTEGAVESFPLPDGLRRWIVQTEEPMKETSPGFISTVVRQRTGLTLDANQQINQTWFTPRRLDCHAYVNGRFVLCGDAAHVMSPIGGQGMNVGFADAAMLADVLQQLLRCHGDAKLLLSNYEKERKRQASIAASRAAAGMWLGTRRGNFLSPLRGILMREVLLGFMRDVVSSHYAMMHFSLVK; encoded by the coding sequence ATGCAGAACACGCAACCGCGGCGACCGCAGTCTGATTGTGAGGTGGCGATCGCCGGCGCGGGCCCGGTGGGTTTGCTGCTGGCCGATCTCCTCGGTGAAGCGGGCATCCGCACCATCGTGCTGGAGCAGCGCGCCGGTCTCCCCGCCACTTCGCAGGCCATTGGCATCACGCCGCCGTCACTCGCCATCTTGTCACGCTTGGGACTGGCGGAGAAGTTCGTGGCTCGCGGCATTCCCATCCGCGATGTGTTCGTTCACGGCGATGATGGACTTGTGGGATGCTGCTCGTTCCGCCGCCTTGCGGGTGCGCATCCCTTCGTCCTGTCCCTGCCACAGCGTCTGAGCATGATGCTCCTGGAGGAGAAGTTGGCAGCGTACGACAGTGTCAGTCTCATCCGCAGCGCGGCAGTGACCGGCCTCACGCAACATGACGACCATGTCATGTTGCAGACGGATGACGGACGCGCGATCACCGCCGCCTTTGTCGTCGGTTGCGATGGCCATCGCAGCGCTGTGCGCGAGATGATGAAGGTGCGTGCGACGTCGCGCACCTATGCCTGCCACTTCGTCATGGGTGACTTCACCGGGCACAGCGGCATGGGAGACGATGGTCATGTGTTCTTCACGACCGAGGGAGCAGTGGAATCCTTCCCGCTTCCCGATGGTCTGCGCCGGTGGATTGTGCAGACCGAAGAACCCATGAAGGAGACGTCACCCGGGTTCATCAGTACTGTCGTGAGGCAGCGCACTGGTCTGACGTTGGATGCCAATCAGCAGATCAACCAGACGTGGTTCACACCAAGGCGCCTCGATTGTCATGCGTACGTGAACGGTCGTTTCGTTCTCTGTGGCGATGCTGCGCATGTGATGAGTCCCATTGGAGGACAAGGGATGAACGTTGGCTTCGCCGATGCAGCGATGCTTGCGGACGTGTTGCAGCAACTTCTGCGATGTCATGGAGACGCAAAGTTGCTGCTCTCCAACTATGAAAAAGAGCGCAAACGACAGGCCTCGATCGCTGCCTCTCGAGCCGCTGCAGGCATGTGGTTGGGCACCAGAAGAGGAAATTTTTTATCGCCTCTGCGCGGCATCTTGATGCGTGAAGTCTTGCTCGGCTTCATGCGCGACGTTGTATCGAGTCATTACGCGATGATGCATTTTTCCCTAGTGAAATGA
- a CDS encoding type III polyketide synthase, which yields MPAFVHHISTLTPPFAYHQDFARDRLKDMATDERTKRLIHAIYRRSGIETRHSVYGDFLPGGESSLFKFDEQGTLIPPTTGQRNAVYAEWSRKMAVELAGKLLTEAVAFSKDEITHVIFASCTGFMNPGPDYHIIRELDLPQSVERYTLGFMGCYAAFPALRMAAQFCEANPKAVVMVMCLELCSLHMQSNDHQDTILANSLFADGAAAAIVSARAPAPGHAGYRLDGFMSSLVPAGEADMAWDIGDQGFNIVLSSYVPDLIQSSLRPMVEDVFQQRGLGLEHIDAWAVHPGGRAILDKVEQSLSLPKTALAISRQVLRDFGNMSSATVLFVLKEMLKEESHDEALTCAIAFGPGLTVETALLTRLGVSAPATALHAKGLPVSPAVAYAEHATAATAV from the coding sequence ATGCCGGCCTTTGTCCATCACATCAGCACCCTCACGCCACCCTTTGCCTACCACCAGGACTTCGCGAGGGATCGGCTGAAGGACATGGCAACAGATGAGCGCACGAAACGCCTCATCCATGCCATCTACCGGCGTTCAGGCATCGAGACGCGTCACAGTGTCTATGGAGACTTCCTTCCAGGCGGGGAAAGCTCACTGTTCAAGTTTGATGAACAGGGCACACTGATACCTCCCACCACCGGTCAGAGGAATGCAGTGTATGCGGAATGGTCCAGGAAGATGGCGGTGGAACTGGCCGGGAAGCTTCTGACGGAGGCCGTGGCATTCTCGAAGGACGAGATCACCCACGTCATCTTCGCCTCGTGCACCGGGTTCATGAATCCGGGGCCGGACTACCACATCATCCGCGAGCTGGATCTGCCTCAGAGCGTGGAGCGGTACACACTGGGCTTCATGGGTTGCTATGCAGCTTTCCCCGCGCTCCGCATGGCTGCGCAGTTTTGTGAGGCCAACCCGAAGGCTGTCGTGATGGTGATGTGCCTGGAGCTCTGCAGCCTGCACATGCAGTCCAATGACCACCAGGACACCATCCTCGCGAATTCACTGTTCGCAGACGGTGCTGCCGCCGCCATCGTCAGTGCTCGAGCTCCCGCCCCAGGTCATGCGGGCTATCGCTTGGATGGATTTATGTCATCGCTGGTGCCCGCGGGAGAGGCAGACATGGCGTGGGACATCGGTGACCAGGGCTTCAACATTGTGCTGAGCAGTTACGTGCCGGACCTCATCCAGTCCAGCCTGCGGCCCATGGTGGAAGATGTCTTCCAGCAAAGGGGGCTCGGGCTCGAGCACATTGATGCCTGGGCCGTGCATCCCGGCGGACGGGCGATTTTGGACAAGGTGGAGCAGAGCCTGTCGCTGCCCAAGACAGCGTTGGCCATCTCACGCCAGGTGCTCCGCGACTTTGGAAACATGAGCAGCGCGACGGTGCTCTTCGTGCTCAAGGAAATGCTGAAGGAGGAGTCGCATGACGAAGCGCTGACGTGCGCCATCGCTTTTGGTCCGGGGCTCACGGTGGAGACCGCGCTGCTCACGCGGCTGGGCGTTTCCGCCCCCGCTACGGCGCTCCATGCGAAGGGACTTCCTGTGTCCCCAGCAGTTGCCTATGCAGAACACGCAACCGCGGCGACCGCAGTCTGA
- a CDS encoding YceI family protein translates to MKRLLFPIAVVLLVTVGRALGDTANWDGSASIAFAGTSTLHDWDGKVKAEPFTASVVADDDGQPKTLTATVKVKATDMDTDNDKRDATMQKSMKVTDYPLIEGKFQGVSFASIMPDGKTPSKLPFSLTLMGKKQDVVATVTSWKLSGDTATFDANFSLSLKQCGITVPSAMLVVRVGDTVKVNVAVKLVRAKGD, encoded by the coding sequence ATGAAACGCCTGCTGTTTCCCATCGCGGTGGTCTTGCTGGTGACTGTGGGTCGTGCCCTTGGCGACACGGCGAACTGGGATGGCTCGGCTTCGATTGCCTTCGCGGGAACCTCAACCCTGCACGACTGGGACGGGAAGGTAAAGGCGGAGCCCTTCACCGCATCCGTGGTCGCCGACGACGACGGACAGCCCAAGACCCTCACGGCCACCGTGAAGGTCAAGGCCACCGACATGGATACCGACAATGACAAGCGGGACGCCACGATGCAAAAGTCCATGAAGGTCACGGATTACCCGCTCATTGAGGGCAAGTTTCAGGGCGTGTCGTTTGCCTCCATCATGCCGGATGGAAAGACGCCTTCGAAGCTGCCATTTTCCCTTACGCTCATGGGCAAAAAGCAGGATGTGGTGGCCACGGTAACAAGCTGGAAGCTTAGCGGCGACACTGCCACCTTCGACGCGAACTTCAGCCTCTCTCTCAAACAATGTGGCATCACAGTGCCATCCGCCATGTTGGTGGTGCGCGTTGGAGATACGGTGAAAGTGAATGTCGCGGTGAAGCTCGTGCGCGCGAAGGGAGACTGA